From Brassica oleracea var. oleracea cultivar TO1000 chromosome C3, BOL, whole genome shotgun sequence, a single genomic window includes:
- the LOC106332243 gene encoding early nodulin-like protein 1: MASSSSLLVIIFFCISFFFLLSVNANEVTVGGKSGDWKIPPSSSYSFNEWAQMARFKVGDILVFSYEAGKDSVLQVTRESYEKCNTTSPKASYNDGNTKVKLEQPGPVYFISGKEGHCQKSQKLRLVVVSPRSSAFSPAPSPSDGPAVAPSSGAAKLTGVFSVVGLLLGFLALF, encoded by the exons ATGGCTTCTTCTTCTTCTCTTCTGGTCATCATTTTCTTTTGCATCTCATTCTTCTTCTTATTGTCTGTAAATGCAAATGAGGTTACAGTCGGTGGAAAATCAGGTGACTGGAAGATCCCTCCTTCCTCTTCTTACTCATTCAACGAATGGGCTCAAATGGCTCGCTTCAAAGTCGGTGACATTCTCG TTTTCAGCTACGAAGCGGGTAAAGACTCGGTGCTTCAAGTGACAAGAGAGAGTTACGAGAAATGCAACACCACGAGCCCGAAAGCTAGCTACAATGATGGGAACACCAAGGTGAAGCTTGAACAACCAGGTCCTGTCTACTTCATCAGTGGAAAAGAGGGTCACTGTCAAAAGAGTCAGAAGCTACGCCTTGTCGTCGTCTCTCCTCGTAGCTCTGCTTTCTCTCCGGCTCCTTCTCCATCTGACGGCCCCGCTGTTGCTCCTAGTAGTGGTGCTGCTAAGCTCACCGGCGTGTTCAGTGTTGTTGGCCTTCTTCTTGGATTCTTGGCCTTGTTCTGA
- the LOC106334321 gene encoding uncharacterized protein LOC106334321, protein MAGENDWRKTAKMSSEGVKAAGVESSKRPPGSNPGGVLHQRRNLPYSYTTMALAGLAISGAIMYTVMYVKKKPEASATDVAKAATGTAKPEDTHPRK, encoded by the coding sequence ATGGCCGGAGAAAATGACTGGAGGAAAACGGCGAAGATGAGCTCGGAGGGAGTGAAAGCCGCAGGGGTTGAATCATCGAAGAGGCCCCCAGGGAGTAATCCTGGTGGTGTTCTCCACCAACGCCGTAATTTGCCATACAGTTACACCACCATGGCTCTAGCTGGATTAGCTATCTCAGGTGCTATCATGTACACTGTTATGTACGTTAAGAAGAAACCGGAAGCTAGTGCCACTGATGTAGCTAAAGCAGCGACAGGTACGGCTAAACCGGAGGATACCCATCCAAGAAAGTAA
- the LOC106328945 gene encoding 3-hydroxyisobutyryl-CoA hydrolase-like protein 2, mitochondrial — MQTVRALRRVTKPSQWVRSVSQGKRSFSALPNYSASDADVQDQVSVEGKAKSRAAILDRPSSLNALSAPMVGRLKRLYESWEENPAISFVLMKGSGKTFCSGADVLPLYHSINEGNTEECKHFFGSLYNFVYLQGTYLKPNIAIMDGVTMGCGGGISIPGMFRVATDKTVLAHPEVQIGFHPDAGASYYLSRLPGYLGEYLALTGQKLDGVEMIACGLATHFCLHSRLGMVEERIGKLLTDDPTVIEASLAQYSDLVYPDNTSVLHKIEMIDRYFGLDTVEEIIEAMENEVADSGNEWCKKTLKQVKEASPLSLKITLQSIREGRFQTLDQCLTREYRISLCGVSKTVSGDFCEGIRARLVDKDFAPKWDPPRLEDVSKDMVDCYFSPATDADDSESELKLPTAQREPYF, encoded by the exons ATGCAAACAGTGAGAGCTTTGAGGAGAGTCACTAAACCCTCACAATGGGTTCGGTCTGTTTCCCAAGGAAAAAGAAGCTTCTCCGCCCTACCAAACTACTCCGCTTCAGATGCCGATGTCCAAGACCAG GTTTCGGTTGAAGGGAAAGCTAAATCAAGAGCCGCCATTCTCGATAGACCCTCTTCACTCAATGCTCTTTCTGCTCCCATG GTTGGTCGGTTGAAGAGGCTATACGAGTCATGGGAAGAGAACCCTGCTATTTCGTTTGTTTTGATGAAG GGTAGCGGAAAAACGTTCTGTTCTGGTGCAGATGTCTTGCCTCTTTATCACTCGATCAATGAAG GGAATACTGAAGAATGTAAACACTTTTTCGGGAGCTTGTACAATTTTGTATACCTCCAAGGAACATATTTGAAACCAAAT ATAGCTATAATGGATGGTGTAACAATGGGTTGTGGTGGTGGCATTTCAATTCCAGGGATGTTTCGTGTGGCAACAGATAAAACT GTGTTGGCACATCCAGAGGTTCAAATTGGTTTTCATCCTGATGCTGGAGCTTCTTATTACCTTTCACGGCTTCCTGGCTATTTAG GGGAATACTTGGCTCTAACAGGGCAGAAACTTGATGGAGTCGAAATGATAGCGTGTGGCCTTGCTACCCACTTTTGCCTACACTCG AGACTTGGGATGGTCGAAGAGAGGATTGGTAAGCTGTTGACAGATGATCCAACTGTCATTGAGGCTTCTCTTGCTCAATACAGTGATCTAGTTTATCCTGACAATACCAGTGTACTTCACAA GATCGAGATGATTGATAGATACTTTGGGCTTGACACGGTTGAAGAAATCATTGAGGCTATG GAAAACGAGGTTGCTGATTCTGGCAATGAATGGTGCAAGAAAACTCTCAAACAAGTCAAAGAAGCTTCTCCTTTGAGCTTAAAGATTACTTTACAATCT ATACGAGAAGGTAGATTTCAAACTCTTGATCAGTGTCTCACGCGTGAGTACCGTATCTCTCTCTGTGGAGTCTCAAAGACTGTCTCTGGTGACTTCTGCGAG GGTATTCGAGCCCGTTTGGTGGATAAAGACTTTGCTCCAAAG TGGGATCCTCCGCGCCTAGAAGATGTAAGCAAAGACATGGTGGACTGCTACTTCTCGCCAGCCACAGATGCCGATGATTCAGAATCTGAGCTGAAGCTTCCAACAGCTCAACGAGAGCCTTACTTCTGA